The segment AAACTGTAAGGGCGCGATTTCAACCATTCTCCAATGTCAAGGTCATTCAAGGCATTTTACCCGATGTCCTAGCCGAGGATTCTCCTCAACAGATTGCGTTCCTACACATTGACCTCAACTCACCCCTAGCAGAAGTTGGTGTACTGGATGCCTTATTTGATCGGGTTGTTCCCGGCGGTGTGATTGTGTTTGATGACTACGGTTGGCTAGACTTTCAAAAACAAAAACTAGCAGAAGACGAGTGGATGCACCAGCGTGGCTATATTATTCTAGAGCTACCTACAGGTCAAGGATTAGTGATTAAACATTGATGTGTATAACTTATGGGCAATTAGTGTTTACAAGCTGGTTGACTTACCGTTTTTAGACAATGAGCAGGTCAGTATTAGCGAGTTAGTTCGAGGTGTATCAAGCCATTGTCAAATCTAGGTACAAGAGCGTCATGTACTATCTATCAGTAATACCAGTGAGATTAATCTGCGAGCGCATATTGGACGCATTGATCAGAAGGAGTTGAGGGTGCTGGGTAATGACCAAGACTTCGGTTTTTTATTCATCCAACACTGGTGGCAGATGAGGCCAATGGCTTCCTGTTAGGCATTAGCCAAGTTCAGACGTGAACCTGTCCAACTGGATACCTCGACAAGCGAGCGCAGCGATATAAAGAGTTACCGATTAAGGAAAAGAATCATTCAAGTGGTTGGAACTGGCAATGTTTAAGCGATCTGGCTGTGACCCTAGAGGGACGCACCCGTAAGCAGCAGAACCCCTATCTTCCCTATATCCCGGCTTGGGCAACTTGGCCGATCGCCTGTTTAGGTAGATGGTCTGGGCTACGAAGCCAACGACCACCAGGAATCAGGACGCTACCCGAAGGACTACAGACATTTGAGGGGATCTTTCAAGGTTGGACTCTGGCTCATGTCCAACATATGTTACACAGTAGCCCAAAACAGGAGAGGGCTAGGGTGAGTAGAGCGGTTCAAACTATGATATGAAGGATTGGTAAGTCAATCAGGTTTGCAAGACAAATAAATAGAAGTTCCTAGCCCAGCCTCGCCTGGAATATCAATACGTAAGGGTTCCTTGGAGTTAGGACATTGATACTCAACAGAGAAAGACTTATTACACCCTGCAGCAGGATCGCCAAGTCTTCTCACATCGATCGTATAGTTACAAGTCTCTTGCCTCCAACAAGCCTGTTGAATATGTGTTGTGGCGTTGCCAAGAGGAGCACCGCAGCTCGCCCCATACGTTGCTGACAATATTTGGATGCTGCTGCTAGGATCTCTAGCGTAAACCTTTAGCGGTTTCAGCGGCGGGAATAACACAATAATCACCACAATTGTCAATATAACAACGGAAGGGATGATTAGAACCTTAGTATGACGTTCTGTTGGGATCAACCTTCGGAGTAACCGTCTCGTTGGCATCTCATACACAGTAGATAGCCCTATAGAAATTAACACGATGATGGTGATAGCGACTATAAATCGGATAGCAAAAAACAAGAGACTAGTGGTGCTTATTGCCACTACATTTTGAGACATCCGTTTTAATGCCATCAAGAGGATGATATGTATTAGATAAATTGAATAGCTTGCTTCTCCGCCCAGCATAAATATCCTTGTTGAGAGGATTTGAGAAATGACAGTTTCATAACGTGCACTGTAAAAAATAATCAAAGCTACACTAGGTGCAAGTCCAAAGTTCAGAGATAACTTCACAATAAAACTTATTGATGCTACTTCATCAGGAGCAAAGAACTGCTCATAGAGACTATTACTAGATAAAATAGGCTTGTACATCACATACACTAGAATCGGAATACTAATTATTGATGCGGCAAGCACGATGGATGCAGTTAAATTCTCAAACTTACTTGGTTTGCATTCCGATAATGTCAAGTAGAGTTGAGCAGTTAAGCAACCCAGTATAAACTCACCAATTCTAATGTAAGGCGAGAAGCACAAAAGCCAACGCACAAATGAGTCTTGCCATCCATTATCTATTACTGATGAGTACGGTCCAAACCAGTATTCGGCCCAAGCATCTAGTTGCAAAGCATGGTCAAATAATGATCCAGCAAACAAAGACCATGATATAATTAAGCAAACTATTACTATAAGTAGATTGACAAAACGTTGAATCTTTGTAATTACAAAGCAAATTAGTGGATAAAGGAGATAAAAAAGCCATTCTGTGCTGATTGACCAAGTCACAGGGATATTATCACCAATCTGATAGATAAGTGAATTTTTTCCTATAATTTGATAAGTCCAGCTTTGAGAAAATGTTAAATAGTATGGGATTGCAGCTAGGGAGTTTCTGAACAGTTCATCATTTCCAAGGAAAAGGAAATAGATGCAATTGCCTAGAACGACATCAACCCCAAGAAACAGTATAAACAGAGGGTACAATCTAGCAAAGCGCATCCACATAAAATAGAAGAAGCCTTGGGTACCTCCGTTTGCAATCATATTGCGATAGTTGTAGTGAATTACAAACCCGCTCAAGACGAAG is part of the Cyanobacteriota bacterium genome and harbors:
- a CDS encoding acyltransferase, with amino-acid sequence MDSKKQNIPALTGLRFVAALSVAIAHAALLIFPFEGQQAASIKNWVATSAGFGMTLFFVLSGFVIHYNYRNMIANGGTQGFFYFMWMRFARLYPLFILFLGVDVVLGNCIYFLFLGNDELFRNSLAAIPYYLTFSQSWTYQIIGKNSLIYQIGDNIPVTWSISTEWLFYLLYPLICFVITKIQRFVNLLIVIVCLIISWSLFAGSLFDHALQLDAWAEYWFGPYSSVIDNGWQDSFVRWLLCFSPYIRIGEFILGCLTAQLYLTLSECKPSKFENLTASIVLAASIISIPILVYVMYKPILSSNSLYEQFFAPDEVASISFIVKLSLNFGLAPSVALIIFYSARYETVISQILSTRIFMLGGEASYSIYLIHIILLMALKRMSQNVVAISTTSLLFFAIRFIVAITIIVLISIGLSTVYEMPTRRLLRRLIPTERHTKVLIIPSVVILTIVVIIVLFPPLKPLKVYARDPSSSIQILSATYGASCGAPLGNATTHIQQACWRQETCNYTIDVRRLGDPAAGCNKSFSVEYQCPNSKEPLRIDIPGEAGLGTSIYLSCKPD